One segment of Cydia fagiglandana chromosome 12, ilCydFagi1.1, whole genome shotgun sequence DNA contains the following:
- the LOC134669400 gene encoding pre-mRNA-splicing factor CWC22 homolog produces MVGATGAEKDRDGGVSRVWIRRLVGTVGASGPELSSEECLERGTLRLRGGGSPTRNSKGRFTRGSATKKAQEEATRSTAPPSDAEISETSSSAGTRSRPNSRQNRRKKDKKKDKGEGTRTGEEKNDRKRGKSCLSKENNGENSGDESEKEGDRGYMGGRGVDSRSPSPTISPDNRPRSRFWTAEDDEKRLSGASSNDEDNSEEDVALMDIQEANLKRPKRNSDEDAPERKKSTAKRGQAMGAYVGLHEAKARLQEMEYEELEREPGKDSNYTPHKTQPRDPALTKSRVTALGETLWHWCDAAQKR; encoded by the coding sequence ATGGTGGGCGCTACAGGCGCGGAAAAAGATAGGGACGGTGGCGTCTCCCGAGTGTGGATTCGACGCCTGGTTGGGACGGTTGGCGCAAGCGGCCCGGAACTCAGTTCTGAAGAGTGCTTAGAGCGGGGCACTTTAAGGCTAAGGGGTGGTGGTTCGCCAACGCGAAATTCTAAGGGACGGTTCACTCGTGGATCAGCCACTAAGAAAGCTCAAGAGGAAGCAACGAGGTCGACGGCGCCTCCATCGGATGCTGAGATATCGGAGACCTCATCAAGTGCAGGGACCCGGAGTCGACCTAATAGCAGGCAAAACAGGAGGAAAAAAGATAAAAAGAAGGATAAGGGAGAGGGTACCAGAACAGGTGAAGAAAAGAATGACAGAAAGAGGGGGAAATCTTGTTTAAGCAAGGAAAATAACGGGGAAAATTCTGGTGACGAGTCAGAAAAGGAAGGAGATAGGGGATACATGGGGGGAAGAGGGGTTGATTCACGCTCACCCTCTCCGACAATTTCCCCAGATAACAGACCCAGATCCCGATTCTGGACGGCAGAGGACGACGAGAAGCGCTTATCAGGGGCCTCCTCAAACGACGAAGACAACTCAGAGGAGGATGTCGCGCTTATGGATATACAGGAGGCTAACCTGAAAAGGCCGAAACGCAACAGTGACGAAGACGCTCCTGAACGAAAAAAGAGCACCGCTAAAAGAGGTCAGGCAATGGGGGCCTATGTTGGCCTCCATGAGGCAAAAGCCCGCCTGCAGGAGATGGAGTATGAAGAGTTGGAGAGGGAGCCCGGAAAGGACTCCAACTACACTCCACACAAGACACAGCCCAGAGACCCAGCGCTGACGAAGAGCAGAGTAACAGCGCTAGGGGAGACCCTGTGGCACTGGTGCGACGCTGCGCAAAAACGGTAA